From a single Calothrix sp. NIES-2098 genomic region:
- a CDS encoding integral membrane sensor hybrid histidine kinase, translating into MTIKKKIIHNSIGSRLFFYVLSGALVGLGSMSYFFYQALESRAKDEIKGNLSTQVKSVEGSLARVEQSMRNLSAAVKTMQHQGVKDPQTYKQLVFDIFQERSPLTMGLGIGQMPYQLVPNSEWYWPYFLIDQKTPGQIGKVLSKPYDHIRYAELFKEDNYPKQIYFQTVVKARKDIWYEPYKWYGLTLTTYTGPIIDDRKNLIGVTGLDINVTAIGEKVRVPVTKGGGYFVILSEHGNLLAYPPEPEKAKSLATYKDIPELRDIWQKIETDDDGFVQAKGKYWVFQKVKGTNWLMLAVVPQSVVLVPVLSIAVGGALGAGMVLALVVTLFIRQLNKRLQPILEECRKLAEADVQRAIRLGQNGTVAANNYKVQNFESQDSDEIEILAQSFKQMTVQLKESFEDLEFRVEERTVELKEAKELADSANRAKSEFLANMSHELRTPLNGILGYAQILQASKNMTEKQQKGINIINQCASHLLTLINDILDLSKIEAQKMELYPTSFHFPSFLQAVLEICRIKAEQKGINFVYQPDEQLPIGIQADEKRLRQVLINLLGNAIKFTEKGNVTFRVKFQHSKNRLKNQPSTYHIRFVVEDTGVGMTSEQLEKIFLPFEQAGNVKKQSEGTGLGLAISQKIVAMMGGTIEVKSQPDKGSIFWFDVEVPEAIEWVDKSKVSQQGTILSFKGEKRTILVVDDRWENRSVLVNLLEPIGFEIVEAEDGQEALLKIANFVPDLIITDINMPVMNGLDMIQNLRNSLKGEDLKIIVSSASVFDSDKQRSLDAGGDDFLPKPVQAYELFEKLQKHLNLEWIYDVNSTMFAITKEIVIPPIEELQYLYELALKGRIKAIQNQLNKLEEKDIAFKPFIQEIQELAQSFQIEKIQLILEKYIKN; encoded by the coding sequence ATGACCATTAAGAAAAAAATCATACATAACTCTATTGGTTCTAGGCTATTTTTCTACGTATTGAGTGGTGCCTTAGTAGGATTAGGTAGTATGTCCTACTTCTTCTATCAAGCACTAGAAAGCCGAGCTAAGGATGAAATTAAAGGTAATTTGAGTACACAAGTTAAGTCAGTTGAAGGATCGTTGGCTAGAGTAGAACAGTCCATGCGTAACTTATCTGCTGCGGTTAAAACTATGCAGCATCAAGGAGTTAAAGATCCACAAACCTATAAACAATTAGTTTTTGATATTTTCCAAGAACGTTCACCTCTAACAATGGGCCTTGGTATTGGGCAAATGCCTTACCAACTTGTGCCAAATAGTGAATGGTATTGGCCATACTTTCTTATCGATCAAAAAACTCCTGGTCAGATAGGCAAAGTTTTATCAAAGCCTTACGATCATATCCGTTATGCAGAACTTTTTAAGGAAGATAACTACCCCAAACAAATTTATTTTCAGACAGTTGTAAAAGCAAGAAAAGATATCTGGTATGAGCCTTATAAATGGTATGGGCTGACTTTAACAACTTACACAGGCCCTATTATTGACGATCGTAAAAATTTAATTGGTGTGACGGGTTTAGATATAAATGTAACAGCTATAGGTGAAAAAGTAAGAGTGCCTGTGACCAAAGGAGGCGGTTATTTTGTTATTTTAAGCGAACACGGAAATTTGTTGGCATATCCTCCAGAACCAGAAAAAGCTAAGTCATTGGCAACTTATAAAGACATACCAGAGTTGAGAGATATCTGGCAGAAGATTGAAACTGATGATGATGGATTTGTTCAGGCAAAGGGTAAATATTGGGTATTTCAAAAGGTGAAAGGAACAAACTGGTTAATGCTAGCAGTAGTACCCCAGTCAGTTGTGTTAGTACCAGTATTATCTATTGCAGTTGGGGGTGCTTTAGGTGCTGGTATGGTGTTAGCGCTAGTAGTCACTTTATTTATCCGCCAACTCAATAAACGTTTGCAACCCATTCTTGAAGAGTGCCGGAAGTTAGCAGAAGCTGATGTCCAAAGGGCAATTCGTTTAGGACAAAATGGTACAGTGGCTGCTAATAATTACAAAGTTCAAAATTTTGAGTCCCAGGATTCTGATGAAATAGAAATTTTGGCGCAGTCTTTTAAGCAAATGACAGTTCAATTAAAAGAGTCATTTGAGGACTTAGAATTCCGAGTTGAGGAACGTACAGTTGAGCTGAAGGAAGCCAAAGAATTAGCTGATAGTGCCAATCGAGCTAAGAGTGAATTCCTTGCTAACATGAGCCATGAGCTACGCACGCCTCTAAATGGAATTTTAGGCTATGCACAAATTCTGCAAGCCTCAAAAAATATGACGGAGAAACAGCAGAAAGGCATCAATATTATTAATCAATGTGCCTCACACCTGCTTACCCTAATTAATGATATTCTCGATCTCTCCAAAATCGAAGCTCAGAAAATGGAATTGTATCCTACAAGTTTTCATTTTCCTTCTTTTCTCCAGGCAGTTTTGGAAATTTGCCGAATTAAAGCCGAACAAAAGGGTATTAACTTTGTTTATCAACCTGATGAGCAACTGCCAATTGGTATTCAAGCTGATGAAAAACGCTTGCGCCAGGTTTTAATTAATTTACTAGGCAATGCGATCAAGTTTACTGAAAAAGGTAATGTTACATTTAGAGTCAAGTTTCAACATAGCAAAAATCGTTTAAAAAACCAACCATCAACGTACCACATTCGCTTCGTAGTAGAAGATACTGGTGTAGGTATGACTAGCGAACAATTAGAAAAAATATTTTTACCTTTTGAGCAGGCAGGTAATGTAAAAAAACAATCAGAAGGAACGGGATTAGGGTTAGCTATCAGTCAGAAAATTGTTGCTATGATGGGTGGAACTATAGAAGTAAAAAGCCAACCAGACAAAGGTAGTATCTTCTGGTTTGATGTAGAAGTTCCTGAAGCAATAGAATGGGTAGATAAATCTAAAGTTTCTCAACAAGGAACAATTCTTAGTTTTAAAGGTGAAAAAAGAACAATTCTTGTAGTAGACGATCGGTGGGAAAATCGCTCTGTATTAGTTAATCTATTGGAACCCATTGGCTTTGAAATTGTAGAGGCGGAAGATGGTCAAGAAGCACTATTGAAAATTGCTAACTTTGTACCTGATTTGATAATTACTGATATTAATATGCCAGTCATGAATGGATTGGATATGATACAAAATTTGCGCAACTCTCTAAAGGGCGAAGATTTAAAGATAATTGTATCATCAGCAAGTGTGTTTGACTCTGATAAGCAGAGGAGTTTAGATGCTGGCGGTGATGATTTTCTGCCTAAACCTGTGCAAGCATATGAGCTATTTGAAAAATTACAGAAGCATCTAAATTTAGAATGGATTTATGATGTTAATTCAACAATGTTTGCGATAACAAAAGAAATAGTTATTCCTCCAATTGAGGAACTACAATATTTATATGAGTTGGCTTTAAAAGGTCGAATTAAAGCGATACAAAATCAATTAAATAAACTAGAGGAGAAGGATATAGCTTTTAAACCGTTTATTCAAGAAATTCAAGAGTTAGCTCAAAGTTTTCAAATAGAAAAAATTCAATTAATTCTAGAGAAATATATAAAAAATTAA
- a CDS encoding amino acid adenylation domain protein, which translates to MEKSVPCDLKSNSIHQLVEFQVSQTPDAVAVIFQEQKLTYQQLNQQANQLAHYLRTLGVKPETLVGLCVERSLLMFVGLLGILKAGGAYIPIDPSYPQERLEFMLEDSQMPILVTQKHLLEQLPKLENVRVVCIDTDWQEITQYSKENPDSKVTAENLAYTIYTSGSTGKPKGVQITHRAVINFLSSMRQEPGLTQKDILLAITTISFDIAVLEIFLPLIVGAHIVLVSREAVADGKQLSKILTESEATIIQATPATWRLLLESGWQGNKQLKILCGGEAMTLELAHQLLEKGGSLWNMYGPTETTIWSMLCKVESGSSFVPLGHPIANTQIYLLQEPARRKHDPLKLAPVGVPGEIYIGGGGVARGYLNRPELTRERFIPDPFSNEPGARLYKTGDLARYLPDGNIEFMGRIDYQVKIRGFRVELGEIETALSKHPAVKQAVVIAREDRPGNKRLVAYVVPKILQDELESSQPINHCSTEQLQEWKKVWNANYTNSPEDWAGWNDSFTGLPIPTNEVREWVDTTVERILSLNPQRVLEIGCGKGLLLFRIAPHCSHYVGTDISAEAIHHIEQQLRTVQQDLSHVKVSEGAAHELEELEPASFDTVIINSVIQYFPSVDYLLQVIEKIVKLIKPGGQIFIGDVRSLPLLETFHSAVQLSQAISSLSSHQLQQLIRERILHERELVLHPDFFSAVKQHIPRIGHVQTLLKRGQSQNELIKFRFDVILHIETNIYPHAEALCWDWQQHNLSLQIICQLLQEQQPKTIKITNVPDARIFLDVKAVELLASTNKPKTVGELQQSLQQFSHENGVHPEEFWHIGQYIPYGAHITCSEHGNPGTYDVILQSQLEATDQRDILMLPEQIVELKPWNDYANNPIQVNEKINLVPNLQAFLKENLPDYMVPSAFVVMETLPLTPNGKVDRRSLPKPKKNRAIFTGGYIAPTTLLEKQLAEIWSEVLDMEPIGIYDNFFDLGGHSLLIVQLLSRIEKTMLIELPLSYVLKEPTIAGFIKAIHTLESANYDKFIEEETQVDWESEVILDPTIQPQEEFVEFTTEPEHIFLTGATGFLGAFLLYELTQQTTANIYCLVRASNIEDGRQKIKINLESYMLWSDKLSSRIVPIVGDLSKPLLGLTDEKFKDLASKLNLIYHAGAFVNLVYPYRALQSTNVLGTQEILRLASQGKVTPVHFISTIDVLKPLIFHQRKVIRENERLVHGGELTRGYTQTKWVAEQLVIAAQYRGIPVCIYRPGMISGDSQTGAYHTNDLMARIIKGMIQMGTAPDLDKSVNITPIDYASKAIVHLSKQRESLGKAFHIVNSHPLPWKQLVNEICNSGYSLQVLPYEKWQAELLQLNKSQDNVLIPIRSLFTEKHTQTQMTYWETFLLTSQAFDCQNTLMGMQKTSIVCPHADSKLLSTYFSYFIESGFLQPAISSNEDDKSAVQELWKQQANRIMKVG; encoded by the coding sequence ATGGAAAAATCCGTGCCTTGCGATCTGAAAAGTAATTCCATTCATCAATTAGTAGAATTTCAGGTATCGCAAACCCCTGATGCTGTAGCAGTCATTTTTCAAGAGCAAAAATTAACATATCAACAGCTGAATCAACAAGCTAATCAACTAGCCCATTACCTCAGAACCTTAGGAGTTAAACCGGAGACATTAGTAGGACTTTGTGTAGAGCGATCGCTTCTAATGTTCGTAGGGTTGCTAGGTATACTCAAAGCTGGTGGAGCTTATATACCCATCGATCCGAGCTATCCCCAAGAACGCTTAGAATTCATGCTAGAAGATTCCCAGATGCCAATACTTGTAACTCAAAAGCATCTGCTCGAGCAATTACCAAAGCTGGAAAATGTACGGGTCGTATGTATAGATACTGATTGGCAAGAGATTACTCAATACAGCAAAGAAAATCCCGATAGTAAAGTAACTGCCGAAAATTTAGCTTACACCATCTATACTTCAGGTTCTACAGGTAAACCCAAAGGGGTACAGATTACCCATCGTGCCGTCATAAATTTCCTCAGTTCTATGCGGCAAGAACCAGGGTTGACCCAAAAGGATATCTTATTAGCGATTACGACAATTTCTTTTGATATCGCAGTTTTAGAAATCTTTTTACCTCTGATTGTAGGTGCTCACATTGTCTTGGTTAGTCGTGAAGCAGTTGCTGATGGAAAACAGTTATCAAAAATTTTGACTGAATCTGAAGCTACAATCATCCAAGCTACCCCAGCAACTTGGCGTCTTTTGCTGGAATCCGGATGGCAAGGTAATAAGCAACTGAAAATATTGTGTGGTGGCGAAGCCATGACTCTTGAGCTTGCTCATCAATTGCTGGAAAAGGGTGGCTCTTTGTGGAATATGTATGGGCCTACGGAAACCACGATCTGGTCGATGCTATGTAAAGTAGAGTCTGGTAGCAGCTTTGTACCTCTAGGTCATCCCATTGCTAACACACAGATTTATTTGCTACAAGAGCCAGCACGCCGCAAGCACGATCCACTGAAACTTGCTCCTGTTGGTGTACCAGGTGAAATATACATTGGTGGTGGTGGAGTTGCACGGGGGTATCTCAACCGTCCAGAATTAACCCGTGAAAGGTTCATTCCCGATCCCTTTAGTAACGAGCCAGGGGCACGCCTCTACAAAACTGGGGATTTGGCTCGTTATCTACCAGATGGAAATATTGAGTTCATGGGCCGGATTGATTATCAAGTTAAGATCCGTGGCTTTCGAGTTGAATTAGGAGAAATTGAGACAGCTCTTAGCAAACATCCAGCCGTGAAACAAGCAGTAGTGATTGCTAGAGAAGATCGACCAGGAAATAAACGCTTGGTCGCTTATGTTGTTCCTAAAATTCTCCAAGATGAGTTGGAGTCATCACAACCAATCAATCATTGTTCTACTGAGCAACTTCAGGAATGGAAGAAGGTGTGGAATGCTAACTACACCAATTCTCCAGAAGACTGGGCTGGCTGGAATGATAGTTTTACTGGTCTACCCATACCCACCAATGAGGTGCGTGAATGGGTAGACACAACAGTTGAACGCATTCTCTCTCTAAATCCGCAGCGAGTATTAGAGATTGGATGTGGAAAGGGACTACTTCTATTTCGCATTGCTCCTCACTGTAGTCATTACGTAGGTACTGATATTTCGGCAGAAGCTATCCATCATATAGAGCAGCAACTGCGAACTGTTCAGCAAGATTTGTCGCACGTCAAGGTATCCGAAGGCGCAGCCCATGAACTTGAAGAATTAGAACCAGCTAGCTTTGATACGGTGATTATCAACTCTGTAATTCAGTACTTCCCTAGTGTGGATTATCTTTTGCAGGTCATTGAGAAGATTGTCAAGTTGATTAAACCAGGAGGGCAAATTTTTATTGGTGACGTTCGTAGTTTACCGCTACTAGAAACTTTTCACAGCGCAGTTCAACTCAGCCAAGCTATTTCTTCTCTTTCCAGCCATCAACTCCAGCAGCTAATCAGAGAACGAATTCTCCACGAGAGAGAACTAGTACTTCATCCAGATTTTTTTTCTGCTGTAAAGCAACATATCCCTCGGATCGGTCATGTTCAAACCTTACTCAAACGAGGTCAATCTCAAAACGAACTGATTAAGTTTCGCTTCGATGTCATTCTTCATATAGAGACTAATATATATCCGCACGCAGAGGCGTTATGCTGGGATTGGCAACAACATAATCTCTCACTTCAAATAATTTGCCAATTACTCCAAGAGCAACAACCAAAAACTATCAAGATTACCAATGTGCCTGATGCCCGGATTTTCCTAGATGTAAAAGCAGTGGAATTATTAGCTAGTACTAATAAACCGAAAACAGTAGGAGAGTTACAACAATCTTTGCAGCAATTTTCTCACGAGAATGGGGTACATCCAGAAGAATTTTGGCATATCGGTCAATATATTCCTTATGGTGCCCATATTACTTGTTCTGAGCACGGGAATCCTGGTACGTATGATGTAATATTGCAAAGTCAATTGGAAGCAACAGACCAAAGGGATATTTTGATGTTGCCAGAGCAAATAGTGGAATTGAAGCCTTGGAATGACTATGCTAATAATCCTATACAAGTAAACGAGAAAATTAACTTAGTTCCCAATTTACAAGCTTTTCTCAAGGAGAATCTACCTGACTACATGGTTCCTTCAGCATTTGTAGTGATGGAGACTCTACCCCTAACACCAAATGGAAAAGTAGATCGGCGATCGCTTCCCAAGCCTAAAAAAAACCGAGCAATTTTCACGGGGGGCTACATTGCACCCACCACTTTGCTTGAAAAGCAACTTGCTGAAATTTGGTCTGAGGTATTAGACATGGAGCCGATCGGCATCTATGATAACTTCTTTGATCTCGGAGGGCACTCTCTATTAATAGTTCAGTTGCTGTCTCGTATAGAAAAAACGATGCTAATAGAGTTACCTCTGTCCTATGTTCTCAAGGAGCCAACAATAGCTGGATTTATCAAAGCAATTCATACGTTGGAGTCCGCTAACTATGACAAGTTTATAGAAGAAGAAACTCAGGTGGATTGGGAAAGTGAAGTTATCTTAGACCCAACAATTCAGCCTCAAGAAGAATTCGTAGAATTTACAACTGAACCAGAGCATATCTTTTTAACCGGAGCAACAGGTTTTTTAGGTGCCTTTCTTCTGTACGAACTTACACAACAAACAACAGCAAATATTTACTGCCTAGTTCGCGCTTCTAATATTGAAGATGGTAGGCAAAAAATTAAAATCAATCTAGAAAGTTATATGCTTTGGAGCGATAAGTTAAGTTCTAGAATAGTTCCTATAGTAGGAGATTTATCAAAGCCACTATTAGGATTAACTGACGAAAAATTTAAAGATTTAGCTAGTAAGCTCAATCTAATTTATCATGCTGGGGCATTTGTAAACCTAGTTTATCCTTACAGAGCATTGCAATCTACCAATGTATTAGGAACCCAAGAAATTTTAAGATTAGCTTCTCAGGGAAAAGTCACTCCTGTTCACTTTATCTCGACTATTGATGTACTTAAGCCTCTCATCTTTCATCAGAGAAAGGTGATTCGAGAAAATGAGCGTTTGGTACATGGTGGAGAGCTAACCAGGGGTTATACACAAACTAAATGGGTTGCTGAACAGCTAGTCATCGCAGCCCAATATCGGGGAATTCCTGTTTGCATCTATAGACCAGGAATGATTTCAGGTGATAGTCAAACAGGTGCCTATCACACAAACGACCTGATGGCCAGAATCATCAAAGGTATGATCCAAATGGGAACTGCACCAGATCTGGATAAATCGGTCAATATAACACCTATAGACTACGCCAGTAAAGCAATAGTACATCTATCAAAACAACGAGAATCTTTAGGGAAAGCCTTCCATATTGTCAACTCTCATCCATTGCCTTGGAAGCAGCTTGTGAATGAAATCTGCAATTCAGGCTACTCATTGCAAGTACTACCATATGAAAAATGGCAAGCAGAGTTACTTCAACTGAATAAATCTCAAGACAATGTTTTGATCCCAATTAGATCGTTGTTTACCGAAAAGCATACTCAAACCCAGATGACCTATTGGGAAACATTTCTGCTAACTTCTCAAGCTTTTGACTGTCAAAATACCCTAATGGGTATGCAAAAGACTTCTATCGTCTGCCCCCATGCTGATAGCAAGCTTTTGAGTACTTACTTTTCGTACTTCATAGAAAGTGGTTTTTTGCAACCTGCTATTAGCAGTAATGAAGACGATAAATCAGCAGTACAGGAATTGTGGAAACAGCAAGCCAATCGGATAATGAAAGTAGGATAG
- a CDS encoding photosystem Q(B) protein — protein sequence MTTTLRRGESGNQWDRFTQWITSTENRLYIGWFGVLMIPTLLTATICFIIAFIAAPPVDIDGIREPVSGSLLYGNNIITGAVVPTSNAIGLHFYPLWEAASMDEWLYNGGPYQLIVLHFLIGIFCWLGRQWELSYRLGMRPWICVAYSAPVAAATSVFLIYPIGQGSFSDGMPLGISGTFNFMLVFQAEHNILFHPFHMFGVAGVFGGSLFCAMHGSLVSSSLVRETTEAESINYGYRFGQEQETYSIVAAHGYFGRLIWQYASFNNSRSLHFFLAAWPVVCIWLTALGISTMAFNLNGFNFNQSVLDSQGRVVSTWADVVNRANLGIEVMHERNAHNFPLDLAAGEVEPVALLNSAIHG from the coding sequence ATGACCACAACTCTAAGAAGAGGCGAAAGCGGCAACCAGTGGGATCGGTTTACTCAGTGGATTACTAGCACTGAAAATCGGCTTTATATTGGCTGGTTTGGTGTTCTAATGATTCCCACTTTATTGACTGCGACGATTTGTTTCATTATTGCCTTTATAGCGGCACCACCCGTCGATATTGATGGCATTCGCGAACCAGTTTCAGGTTCTTTGCTCTACGGTAATAACATCATTACTGGTGCTGTTGTACCCACATCCAATGCTATCGGTTTGCACTTCTACCCACTTTGGGAAGCAGCTTCGATGGATGAATGGCTCTACAACGGCGGCCCTTATCAACTCATTGTTTTACATTTTCTGATTGGAATCTTCTGTTGGCTTGGTCGGCAATGGGAGTTAAGCTATCGTCTAGGAATGCGTCCTTGGATTTGTGTTGCTTACTCTGCACCTGTAGCTGCGGCGACTTCGGTATTCTTAATTTATCCCATTGGTCAAGGTAGCTTTTCTGACGGGATGCCTTTGGGTATCAGTGGCACTTTTAACTTCATGCTTGTATTCCAAGCCGAACATAACATTCTGTTCCACCCCTTCCATATGTTTGGTGTAGCAGGTGTTTTCGGTGGTTCTTTATTCTGTGCCATGCATGGTTCTTTGGTGTCTTCCTCGTTAGTTAGGGAGACTACTGAAGCTGAGTCGATCAACTATGGATACAGATTTGGTCAAGAACAAGAAACCTACAGCATTGTAGCGGCTCATGGTTACTTTGGACGCTTGATTTGGCAATATGCCAGCTTTAACAATTCTCGTTCTTTACACTTTTTCTTGGCTGCTTGGCCTGTAGTTTGTATCTGGTTGACAGCTTTGGGTATCAGCACGATGGCATTTAACTTAAATGGGTTTAACTTTAACCAATCAGTGCTAGATTCTCAAGGTCGTGTAGTTAGTACCTGGGCAGATGTGGTTAACCGCGCCAACCTTGGTATTGAAGTAATGCACGAACGCAATGCTCACAACTTCCCGCTAGATTTGGCGGCGGGTGAGGTAGAGCCTGTAGCGTTACTAAATTCCGCAATTCACGGTTAA
- a CDS encoding malic enzyme, NAD-binding protein — protein MADLTPNSSFSLTLRLQIPNRVGMLASVTQAIAANGGLLGQIDLIEQTRKESIRDITVDAASTEHAETIVQAVKALPHIQMLNVYDRTFNLHRGGKISITSRIPLKSVSDLAMAYTPGVGRICTAIAQNPEEVYNLTIKKNTVAIVTDGSAVLGLGNLGPAAALPVMEGKAMLFKEFAGIDAFPICLATQDTDEIVRTVKNIAPVFGGVNLEDIAAPRCFEIEERLRRELNIPVFHDDQHGTAIVTLAALFNALKLVHKSMAEIRIVINGAGAAGVAIARLLRKAGAEKIWMCDSKGILSSSRTDLTEEKREFAVKAQGTLAGAMQGADVFIGVSAPGVLTVEMVQSMAKDPIVFAMANPIPEIQPELVTKDVAVMATGRSDYPNQINNVLAFPGVFRGALDCQAQTITATMYLEAASAISSLVKPSDLDREHIIPSVFDERVVTAVAAAVQQAARQEGVAQS, from the coding sequence ATGGCAGACCTCACTCCTAATTCTAGTTTTAGTTTGACTCTCCGCTTGCAGATTCCCAATCGCGTGGGGATGCTGGCGTCAGTTACACAGGCGATCGCGGCTAATGGCGGCCTGCTAGGGCAAATTGATTTAATCGAGCAAACCCGCAAAGAGTCAATCCGCGACATTACTGTGGATGCAGCTAGCACCGAACACGCTGAAACCATTGTGCAAGCAGTCAAAGCCTTACCGCACATTCAAATGCTGAATGTGTACGATCGCACTTTTAATTTGCATCGTGGCGGTAAAATCAGCATTACTAGCAGAATTCCCCTCAAAAGTGTTTCCGACCTGGCGATGGCTTACACGCCAGGGGTAGGTAGGATTTGTACAGCGATCGCTCAAAATCCAGAGGAAGTTTATAACTTAACCATCAAGAAAAATACCGTTGCTATTGTCACCGATGGAAGTGCAGTTTTGGGTTTAGGAAATCTGGGCCCGGCCGCAGCTTTACCTGTGATGGAAGGTAAAGCAATGCTGTTTAAAGAATTTGCGGGGATTGATGCTTTCCCCATCTGCTTGGCAACTCAAGATACAGATGAGATTGTACGCACAGTCAAAAATATTGCTCCCGTATTTGGGGGTGTAAATTTAGAGGATATCGCCGCCCCGCGCTGCTTTGAGATTGAAGAGAGACTGCGGCGAGAATTAAATATACCTGTTTTCCACGACGATCAACACGGTACAGCAATTGTCACCTTGGCAGCGTTGTTTAATGCTTTGAAACTCGTACATAAGTCGATGGCAGAAATTCGGATTGTGATTAACGGTGCTGGGGCGGCGGGAGTTGCGATCGCGCGGTTATTGCGCAAAGCTGGAGCCGAAAAAATTTGGATGTGCGACTCGAAGGGTATTCTCTCTAGCAGTCGTACTGACTTAACAGAAGAAAAACGCGAATTTGCAGTTAAAGCCCAAGGTACTCTAGCGGGTGCAATGCAAGGAGCAGATGTATTTATTGGTGTTAGTGCCCCAGGGGTTTTGACAGTAGAAATGGTGCAATCGATGGCGAAAGATCCCATTGTGTTTGCAATGGCAAATCCAATTCCCGAAATTCAACCAGAGTTAGTCACCAAGGATGTTGCTGTTATGGCTACCGGTCGCAGCGATTATCCAAATCAAATTAATAACGTTCTCGCATTTCCGGGAGTATTCCGTGGCGCTTTAGATTGTCAGGCACAGACAATTACTGCCACCATGTATCTAGAAGCTGCAAGTGCGATCTCATCCTTAGTTAAGCCTTCAGATTTAGATCGCGAACATATTATTCCTTCGGTTTTTGATGAGCGTGTTGTGACTGCGGTTGCTGCTGCTGTGCAACAAGCCGCACGTCAAGAAGGCGTCGCTCAGAGTTAA
- a CDS encoding metallophosphoesterase, with protein MKLKRRQFLFLSSLSAIGTGLGWILTRQSNQSADFAESDKAIAANPLKKGLLLRFVSVADTGTGAKGQYAVARAMTLYQKQNPYDLVVLAGDNIYNNGEIEKIGEVFERPYGELLKRGVKFQACLGNHDIRTANGDLEVKYPGFNMKGRYYTFSRGNIQFFALDTNGNADWKNQLTWLEKELSLSKASWKVVFGHHPIYASGVYGSNADFIKVFTPLFQKYSVQLYINGHEHHYERTRSINGTTYLICGAGAGNRPVGKNEWTEYSTSNLSFAAYEVYADRIELSGIGTDNRVFDRGVIKLKST; from the coding sequence ATGAAACTTAAACGTCGTCAATTTTTATTTTTAAGTAGCCTGAGTGCGATCGGTACGGGATTAGGCTGGATATTAACTCGACAAAGTAATCAAAGCGCTGATTTTGCTGAATCGGATAAAGCGATCGCCGCCAATCCCCTCAAAAAGGGCTTGCTACTACGTTTTGTCTCAGTTGCAGATACAGGTACTGGTGCAAAAGGACAATATGCTGTAGCTAGGGCGATGACTCTTTATCAAAAACAAAATCCTTACGATTTAGTAGTTTTAGCTGGCGATAACATTTACAACAACGGTGAAATTGAAAAAATTGGCGAAGTGTTTGAGCGTCCTTATGGAGAATTGCTCAAGCGAGGTGTGAAATTTCAAGCTTGTTTAGGTAATCACGATATTCGCACTGCCAATGGCGATTTAGAAGTTAAATATCCTGGCTTTAATATGAAGGGACGCTACTATACATTTAGCCGCGGAAATATACAATTTTTTGCTTTAGATACTAACGGTAATGCTGACTGGAAGAACCAGCTAACTTGGTTAGAAAAAGAATTAAGCCTCAGCAAAGCTTCTTGGAAAGTCGTATTTGGTCATCATCCAATTTATGCATCGGGAGTTTATGGCAGTAATGCAGATTTTATTAAAGTCTTTACTCCCTTATTTCAAAAATACAGCGTACAACTTTATATCAACGGACACGAACACCATTATGAACGCACCCGTTCTATTAATGGCACAACTTACTTAATCTGTGGCGCGGGTGCAGGTAATCGTCCTGTAGGTAAAAATGAATGGACAGAATATTCTACTAGTAATTTAAGTTTTGCTGCCTATGAAGTGTATGCAGATAGAATAGAGTTAAGCGGTATTGGCACTGATAACCGCGTTTTTGATCGGGGAGTTATTAAGTTAAAATCAACTTAA